A window of Nicotiana sylvestris chromosome 8, ASM39365v2, whole genome shotgun sequence genomic DNA:
ttcccaccaacgggtgtcgtgatggcgcttactatcgaagctaggcaagccaaatatttaaaacacctttcatgctttctttcaaacaatataataaacgagacaaaatttaagcggaagactttaaatctaaagcaactgaaaaccaaaagtgcggaagtttaatacacatcactacctaaggtctggtgtcactagctcacagaCTACTacggaatactacaaacaatgtctgaaaggaaatacatcatgtttgtctgatacaagatgaacaaacgaaaaacatggaaagggacttcggcttgcgaacgccagctaggctacctcgagagtccctggactgaagacagctcccagaaatcctactgctgaggtccgtaagctgctccctgatctgtgcacaaaaatgcacagagtgtagcatcagcacaaccgaccccatgtgctggtaagtgcctgtcctaaccccggcgaagtagtgacgaggctaaacagtacctaccacaattaacctgtacagatatatatatatacaacaagtgcaagaaaacaataacaagataatacaaagtaaaactgggaggggacatgctatcagggagtaacagataaaaatgaaatatcggaaataagcagaagagactccggttcccatgatatatatatatatatatatatatatatatatatatatatatagtggacggcgtgccacacgatcccataatatcatatataagtggacggcgtgccacacgatcccataatatcatatataagtggacggcgtgccacacgatcccataatatcatatataagtggacggcgtgccacacgatcccataatatcatatataagtggacggcgtgccacacgatcccataatatcatatataagtggacggcatgccacacgatcccataatatcatatataagtggacggcgtgccacacgatcccataatatcattcgaaactttcataactcaaattctccattttagtccgaaacacgtcatatgacgtccgtttttagccaaactttacagatagtgcttaacacatatttaagacttgtaccgggcgtcggaaccaaaatacgagcccgatacctatattttctaactccttttcatttcaaattttcatatcaaatttcagaaaaacaatttctttcaaaaattcatttctcgggcttgggacctcagaatttgattccgggcacacgcccaagtcccatatttttctacggaccctccgggaccgtcgaatcacaggtccgggtccgtttacccaaaatattgactgaagtcaacattatgcatactagtaccaaaattcatcaaatgtttcacatagttcacatattctaacatcgaaactttccggctacgcgcccgaactgcgcacgccaatcgaggcaactaaaagcgaggttttcaagacctcgaaagcgcggaacaaggaagaactacggtgatgacccttcgggtcgtcacaacaACCAAAAGGAATACTTGTAATAAATGCATTAGTGCAGTACAAACTACAAAGTATTAACAGATTCTATCATGTAGCAACATATGTTAACAAGCCTGGTAAACTAAAATGTAGTACATACTAACGGGGGAGTTAGTCACTTTATCAGGTTTGGCCGTTTGGTATTCATAAGACTAGGATTGTTCAAAAAATTTCTATTTGGTTTAGCCAATAAACCACCCGATAATCGTTAATCCGATACCAATCCGACCGTTGTCTTATTGGATGGCTAGCAAATTACTATATTTATAATTCGATAACCGTTAAGCATAATTATCGGTTCGATCCGCCCGATAAGCACCCCTAAATAACACAAGTATTATTTTATACTCCatccgtttcatattaaatgatgTACTTTCCTTTTTAGCCTATTCTaaaacaaatgacacatttctaattttggaaataattcaactttaaactctttcattttacccatttaaaCTTAATGAGATGTTTTTATAGctacacaaatgtcatggccccataACTTTTTTAcctcttaagcttttaagaccacaagttttaaaagtttttcttttttcttaaactccgtggcAAGTCAAACTAATTTTATGTTTGGGATTATTTTTTCAATCTCTCCGTCGAACGACCCCCGAGAAATATTTCCCCTCGTATTGCTTAGAAGCATAGGTATTAAAATTCAATTGTAAGGTAGTCGATTCCAACTGAATAGAAAGACATTTGCATTGAACTGATTTCTTCAACTATGAAATCCACTAAAGAATCCTTGTAAAACAGATGGAGATCACATCATCCTACCCAAAGCCACCATTGTTTTATACCAATACCTCTTCAAGAAACTCCAAGAAATGGATACCCATCACTACTCGCTCCATCTCCAACCCCCCACCCCTTCAATTTCAGTTGCCTTTACATAGACCCCACCACAAAATGCACCAACCCATCAAACCTGAACCCAAGAGAACTACAAACCCCACATGCACAATCTCTGACGTTTTAAGTCTAATGGACGGTCTTGCCCTTAACATACCTGTTGACATATACGTTTCCCTTATCAAAGGATGCACTGAATCACGTGACCCTTTAAAAGCTGTTGAACTTTATACCCATATTTGTAAAAGTGATGTTATTCCTAGCTTGCCGCTACTCAACCGTGTGTTGTTGATGCTTGTGTCTTGTGGTTGTTTTCAACATGCGCGTCAACTGTTTGATAAAATGCGCCTCAGAAATTCTAAGTCTTGGGCTGCGATAATTGCGGGTTGTGTTGAAAATGATGAGTGTGAAGAAGCTTTGCGTTTGTTTTTGGCAATGCAGAGTGAGACAGTGAACTTATGTAAATGTGGTGATTTAATTGATGATGGGATTTTGGTCTGTGTCCTTAAGGCTTGTGTGGAAATGATGAATTTAGAACTTGGGAAACAGATTCACGGGTGGTTAATTAAGGTGGGAAGTTGTGAAAGCTTGGCTTTGAGTAGTTTCTTGATCAAGTTCTATGGAGAGTTTGGTTATCTAGAAAGCGCTGACAATGTGTTCGATCATGTTCCACATTGTAATACAGTTGTTTGGACAGCTAGAATTGGCAATTTGTGCAAAGAGGAGCAGTTTGAAGGGGCTATAAGAATTTTCAGGGAGATGGTAAGAGAAGgagttaaaaaaaatagttttacatTTTCAAGTGTTCTTAAAGCTTGCGGGAAGTTGAGGGATTGTGGTCAACAGGTTCATGCTAGTTCTATCAAGGTAGGACTTGATATGGATGGTTACGTGCAGTGTAGCTTGATTGACATGTATGGAAAATATGGGTTGCTGAGGGACGCACTGAGGGTTTTTTATGCGAGAGAGGATAAGAGTAATATTGCCTGCTGGAATGCAATGCTGATGGGATGTATACACAATGGTCTCGGTATTGAAGCCATAAAGGTTCTCTATGAGATGAAAAAAGCTGGTTTGCAACCACATGAATCTTTGATTAAAGAAGTGTTGTTGGTTTGCGGGAGTAGTAATATTGAAAAAATGAGTAGTTGACCTTAAAAGTATCTCTTAACCGTGAAGATATGAAGATGATTCGCGTGATGAAGGAATTTTTCCGGAATATAATGCAGCCGGTGAAGTGGCTAATGTCTCTAATTTCTCTGATGAGTTGGTTGCATTTCAAGGATCAACAAGGGTATGTATATAATAATGGTCTGGCGAGCTGCTATACAATCTTGTATATGGAATATCTCTTAGTTTTTATGAATATATGAAGATGATTTGCAAGATCAAGGAATTTGTCATGGAATGTAATGCAGTCAACACCTATGCATTGGCAATTATCTCCGGTTTCTTTTATGAGTTAGTTGCATTTCTAGGATCAACGAGGCTATGTATATAATATTATTCTAAGAAGTTTGTGCAACAATCTTGCATACATGTATGTATATAATAATGTTCTGAAGAGTTGTGGAGCGATCTTGCAGACACGACGAGAAGTTATAGCACTAAACTGTGGAGTACCACATTTGACATGTTGTCGAGCTAGCATATACTATGATGTTTTGTTAAATTCTGGGTCTCTGTAGCTtagcaatgcaagaaatgcaacTATGTTATCAGTATCCAAGCTCGGTATTCAAATTAGTTTTATGATTTTCGACACTGCAAAATATGCTGCTGTTATGATTTATCATGACAATGGATCAATGCACGAAGGTTGTTGCTGATGATTTGGTGCATAGCCAATCTACTATTTTGGCAGTCATAACTTTGACACAAGTGCATATACATGAGACATTGCCCAGGAAGAACTCCAGCATATCTACTGGACCTATATTATAGAACCCTGATAGTGAGCAAAATCACTTTGTGACAAATCCAAGACTAAGCAGATATAGTTTGGGTTAGATCGTACTGGGATCCTTGGAAAATTTTCAAGTTATCTGAGACTAAATTTTGAGCTTATCATTGGAGAAGCTGAAGAGATGGAATCTCAGGATTTTGGTGATTGCAACACTTAATTTTCACTGCCCATGGGCAGCTGCATCTAGTATGTTTTCCAACTCTTGTTGAGAATCATCGATGAGACTTTGCACTTACTGAGAATGCTCTAATGTAGATTATAGAACTCTTAAAGCATCTAGAGTTTTGAACGGAATTATTTCATGCTAAGCTACCTAGAGATCAGATGATGTAATACTAAGAATTTGGAATTTTGAGTGGAACTAGTCATGCTAAGCTACCTGGGTATCCTGGAGATCACAAATAAGCCTTGAAGAGCTTCATCGTGTTCAACTCTATGCACACTGAAAATCGACGCTGTTGATATAGGCTATGCTTCCTGTACACTGTAATCTTGTAATGTCATACTTTTGCAGCTATTGCTGGTCATTGTATAGTTGCATTATTTTTATCCCGTCTATATTTCTCAGTTCCCACCAGATGATGCTTCTGAATTCAGGTTTTCCTTCTTACAATGTGTGCTTCTGGCGACCCTGTCGGGCTTTGGTTATTTTCTTATCACATCCTTCTTCACAATATTTATCTCATTTGAGATCATATATCACTTGTTATCGAGTAGGAATCTCATTGTTTTATCAGGCGATACAATAAGAGTAATAAGGCAATCATTGACACTTGTTGAAATTTTGTTGCTTTCAGTACTGCAGTAACCTTTTTTAGCGTAATAAGTTGTGTATTTTTATGACGAATTTCAATTTAAATTTCTATTAGATTATTTAAGCTAGTTGAGATATTTTAGGTTTTTCGATTTTAAATTATGTGGATTTTTTTGTTCCTAATTGGCTATTTGAAGTCTTGTTAtgcttaataaaattattgaGAGACATTTTCAATGAATATTTTTAATCTTTTTGCTGCCCCATCTTTTGAAAAACCAGTAGTGGTATCAAAGCTTCATTGGTCTTACGgccaaaaaatcattttcaaatcATTTTTAACCAATAtaaattttaaactcattttcaAACATGACAAGTAGCAATCTCTCTTTGAATACCCAACAAACTTTTACTAGCGAAAACTACTGGATTTGCTCAGTGAAAATAAAATCATATCTTAAAACCTATGATTTATTGAATGTTGCAATAAAAGAATAATTATTACGAGCAATCCCTGAAAATCCTATCATTGTCCAGAACCAAAGGGGGAATTGGCCCAAAAATTGGATGGGGGTCAAGACGATGTCGGGCGCCGACAGCTGACTCAAGGCCCCCCCGAACCGCGCGAAATGGTCGCCTATTACACGGCTCAAGTGGCACAACACCTTTGATCGACCATAGGGCCTATTCTACCCTTACCGAATTCATTCTATTGAAGCGTAACGTTAAAAGCTCCTTCTCATCTTGCATTTCTTTGATTTGGAAGTTCCAGAATGTTGTCTGTGGATTTCTATAACAAAGGAAAGTCTCATACCCTAATAATATGCCATTTGATTGAAACAAGTTCTGTGCTGCACA
This region includes:
- the LOC104224436 gene encoding pentatricopeptide repeat-containing protein At1g31790, yielding MDGLALNIPVDIYVSLIKGCTESRDPLKAVELYTHICKSDVIPSLPLLNRVLLMLVSCGCFQHARQLFDKMRLRNSKSWAAIIAGCVENDECEEALRLFLAMQSETVNLCKCGDLIDDGILVCVLKACVEMMNLELGKQIHGWLIKVGSCESLALSSFLIKFYGEFGYLESADNVFDHVPHCNTVVWTARIGNLCKEEQFEGAIRIFREMVREGVKKNSFTFSSVLKACGKLRDCGQQVHASSIKVGLDMDGYVQCSLIDMYGKYGLLRDALRVFYAREDKSNIACWNAMLMGCIHNGLGIEAIKVLYEMKKAGLQPHESLIKEVLYEDDSRDEGIFPEYNAAGEVANVSNFSDELVAFQGSTRMICKIKEFVMECNAVNTYALLSNARNATMLSVSKLGIQISFMIFDTAKYAAVMIYHDNGSMHEAIAGHCIVALFLSRLYFSVPTR